The region TCCAGCTTCCACCATCTTGTCCCACTCGATGACCTCGGAGCGGATGAAGCCTTTTTCCAGATCGCTGTGGATCTGGCCTGCTGCGCCGGGGGCTTTGGTGCCTTCGCGGATGGTCCAGGCACGCACTTCTTTTTCACCAGAGGTGATGAAGGTGATCAGGCCGAGGGTTTTGTAGCCCACTTTGACCAGTTGGTCCAGACCGGATTCCTCTACGCCAAGGTCAGCGAGAAACTCTTTGGATTCCTCTGGGGTCATTTCAGAAAGCTCTGCTTCGATCTGGGCGCTGATCTTCACGATCTCTGCCCCTTCTTTGGCAGCGTATTCGCGGACGGCTCTCACCATGTCGTTGTCTTCGGTGAGGAATTCTTCGGAGACGTTGGCCACGTAGATCACGGGCTTGATGGTCATCAGGCCGAAATCTTTGGGGACAGGCATCTCGTATTCACCAGCGCGGGCAGGTTTGCCTTCTTCAAGCACTTTGAGAATGCTCTGGGCCAGAGCCATCAACTCTGCGGAGTCGCGGTCGTTGCTCTTGGCTTTCTTCTTGAGGTTCTCGATGCGCTTTTCCAGACCGTACATGTCTGCGAGGATCAGTTCGGTGTTGATGGTCTCGATGTCCTCGATGGGGTTGACCTGTCCGGCCACGTGCACCACGTTGGGGTCTTCGAAGCAGCGCACCACGTGGGCGATGGCATCCACTTCACGGATGTTGGCCAGAAACTGGTTGCCCAGACCTTCCCCTTTGTGTGCCCCTTTCACCAGACCGGCGATGTCCACAAATTCCACAGCGGTGGGAATGATGGGGGGAACCCGGTCTCCTTTGGTGAACACATCGGAGAGGGCTTTGAGGCGTGGATCTGGCACGGTCACAATACCCACGTTCTTGTCGATGGT is a window of Deinococcus misasensis DSM 22328 DNA encoding:
- the ychF gene encoding redox-regulated ATPase YchF, whose translation is MGLGIGIVGLPNVGKSTLFNAITRAGALAANYPFATIDKNVGIVTVPDPRLKALSDVFTKGDRVPPIIPTAVEFVDIAGLVKGAHKGEGLGNQFLANIREVDAIAHVVRCFEDPNVVHVAGQVNPIEDIETINTELILADMYGLEKRIENLKKKAKSNDRDSAELMALAQSILKVLEEGKPARAGEYEMPVPKDFGLMTIKPVIYVANVSEEFLTEDNDMVRAVREYAAKEGAEIVKISAQIEAELSEMTPEESKEFLADLGVEESGLDQLVKVGYKTLGLITFITSGEKEVRAWTIREGTKAPGAAGQIHSDLEKGFIRSEVIEWDKMVEAGSWANAKSKGWVRTEGKDYVVKDGDVLYILSGI